The genomic window TGATTAGAGGAATTGTCTCGAGATTACAGAGAAGTTGAAGTCTTTACGAAGATAAGCTTTCACTGACTAGAAGGGGAGAAAGTGAGTTGACTCGGTGGAGAACTCGCTGCTGCTAAAGGTAACGTTAATATTCTGTTTCTCCTATTTCGTTTGGTTGTTTGATTGTTGAGAAAGTTAAGCTGAAGAAAAGTGTTTCGAaaataatgtttaattaaatcaaataaatatattgtttggttttattttttcggTGGATTGAAGTGGAAAATTGAGCTGAGTGAAATGGGCATGGTTTTAACTagaatcaatatatttttatttgattataggTTTTAGATTCGTAGTGGAAAAATAGAATTGAATGCGACATATGAGATTCGAATCCTTATCTTCAGTTTCTTTATTCTTTCTAATGAATTGCTGAAATGGAATATTTTAATCCAATTTGTTACTGTTGCAAGTGAATTGGGAGTTTGCTTTTAACAACATTTTGGAAAAATAAGGATTTTTGTTTTACATTGATTCAGTGGAAATTACTAGGATGAAGCGTGTTTGTGAAGCTGAGCATACACATTGAAACCATAGAAAAAGTTTGGTAAACTTTAGACCCTCAATCGGTTTGTTAGTGTTGGAGGAGACCCGTCGAAGTATTGGGATGGGGTGTGGGTGTTCAAACCTATCTGCATGTTGTTGGAGTTTGGATCAGAATGGATCAATTCCTGAAGCTGATAATGTTGGTAAGTGTGACTGTGAGTAATGGATTATGGTTATTGGTTATTCTAACAGAGAGTGGttttaatactaaaattatgTTGTTTTCTAGAAAATGAAGACAAGGGTGAAGTTGATGATTTGCCTGCATTCCGTGAATACTCAATTGAAACACTCCAGATGGCTACATCTGGATTTGCCATGGAGAATATAGTTTCAGAACATGGTGAGAAGGCTCCTAATGTAGTTTACAAGGGCAAGTTGGAAAATCAAAGGCGTATTGCTGTTAAACGTTTTAATAGGTCTGCATGGCCAGATGCCCGACAATTCTTGGTAAGCAAATGCTGAAAATGTAGTCAGTTCTTTCAAGGTTTCCTATTAGTCATCCCTTAATTGCTCATCTCTGAAAAGTGCAAGAACAGAGGAAAAGGAGAAGCCTCTCTATTTGCTTTAGACATTGGACTCATTAAGTTAGGTTTTTTGAGGGTTATTATCTTCTTAGAGGGATTTGTCTCTTTCAGTTAAGATGCTGATAGGTtgtacatgcatgcatatatctAATGTCTCTTAATTGTAATTGTAACCTTCAAGAAGACTTGTTCTAACTAGAATCTGTCTCTTCCTGCTGTCATTAAATTTGTGTAAATGGCTGCAATTTAAGTTTGCTTTGTAAAACTTGTACCTTCTAACTTTAGCTTCTATAACTTTAGGAAGAAGCAAAAGCTGTTGGTCAGCTCCGAAATCACAGGTTGGCAAACTTACTTGGTTGTTGCTGTGAAGGTGATGAGAGGTTACTTGTTGCAGAATTTATGCCCAATGAGACATTGGCAAAGCACCTATTCCATTGTATGTACATTCTTGGTTCCCTTGCTTCAGCTTCAGCACTTGGTTTATATTTTTCTGTTTTTCCCTCTCTTTTGAACAGCTGCCATATATGGGTCAAATAAAATTTGAACTTATTAATATCTGTTCAATTAtggttctttcctttttttcaattagttttgattcTTTCATTCCCTATGCCTGGTCTGGATTATTATAAAAAGAAATGTTAGTTCATACATACCTTATTGTTGCACTTATGGGTTTTCAGGGGAAGCACAACCAATGAAGTGGGTAATGCGACTAAGGGTTGCTTTGCATCTTGCAGAAGCTCTAGAATACTGCACCAGCAAGGGACGTGCCTTGTATCATGATCTAAATGCTTATAGAATAGTTTTTGATGATGTAAGTATGTTATTTACTTGTTTTTTATCCATAGAAATTAGTAGAGTTCATTACTTAAGCATATTAATTTCAGGAGGGGAATCCTAGACTTTCATGCTTTGGTCTGATGAAGAACAGTAGAGATGGGAAAAGTTACAGCACAAACCTGGCATTTACTCCTCCTGAGTATTTGAGGACAGGTGCTTATCTTCTTAAACAAGCAATAAGGTTCTTTAAATGCATGCCAATCTTTATTGACTAGCATcatatttggaaatttgatggttATATTTATGGGCTCAGCTGTTAAAATAAGATTTTTCCCTGTGACCTTTTTTCTCTTCCctttatttgattcttttagTTATTGATGTTCTACATTACTTTATGGAATATATTATACGTTAGTGGACTACCTATAGATCACTATCGTTTTCCTCTGTTCATGCAAGTACTTTTCTTTTATATTGTTATCTGTTGATTTATATGAGAAGTAGACTATCCTGAAGAAGGTATCTGTTCTTAAGCTGATGTACTGCGTACTATCGTTCACCTATTTTGGATAGTTCAGTATTCCAAATTATTCTTGTGTTTTGTTCTTTATGCAGGAAGAGTAACACCAGAAAGTGTAATGTATAGTTTTGGAACCCTTCTGCTTGATCTTCTGAGTGGAAAACATATTCCTCCAAGTCATGTAAGTATATTAGGAACCACTCTGATGCAACAGACTTCCTGCAGAATACATGTTTCTTTATATTATCTTTCTATGGAGTTTTCATCAGTCCAACATGAAGAGAGGTATCaggttttttatttattatctgtTCAAATCATGAT from Gossypium hirsutum isolate 1008001.06 chromosome D12, Gossypium_hirsutum_v2.1, whole genome shotgun sequence includes these protein-coding regions:
- the LOC107947028 gene encoding serine/threonine-protein kinase BSK7 isoform X1, with the translated sequence MGCGCSNLSACCWSLDQNGSIPEADNVENEDKGEVDDLPAFREYSIETLQMATSGFAMENIVSEHGEKAPNVVYKGKLENQRRIAVKRFNRSAWPDARQFLEEAKAVGQLRNHRLANLLGCCCEGDERLLVAEFMPNETLAKHLFHWEAQPMKWVMRLRVALHLAEALEYCTSKGRALYHDLNAYRIVFDDEGNPRLSCFGLMKNSRDGKSYSTNLAFTPPEYLRTGRVTPESVMYSFGTLLLDLLSGKHIPPSHALDLIRDRNIQMLTDSCLEGQFSNDDGTELVRLASRCLQYEPRERPNPKSLVAALIPLQRDTEVPSHELMGILHGADAVPLSPLGEACLRMDLTAIHDVLEKLGYKDDEGAATELSFQMWTNQMQETLTSKKKGDVAFRHKDFRAALECYTQFIDVGTVVSPTVYARRSLSYLMSNMPQEALNDAVQAQVISPIWHIASYLQASALLALGKEDEAQAALREATELENKKNATS
- the LOC107947028 gene encoding serine/threonine-protein kinase BSK7 isoform X2 codes for the protein MGCGCSNLSACCWSLDQNGSIPEADNVENEDKGEVDDLPAFREYSIETLQMATSGFAMENIVSEHGEKAPNVVYKGKLENQRRIAVKRFNRSAWPDARQFLEEAKAVGQLRNHRLANLLGCCCEGDERLLVAEFMPNETLAKHLFHWEAQPMKWVMRLRVALHLAEALEYCTSKGRALYHDLNAYRIVFDDEGNPRLSCFGLMKNSRDGKSYSTNLAFTPPEYLRTGRVTPESVMYSFGTLLLDLLSGKHIPPSHALDLIRDRNIQMLTDSCLEGQFSNDDGTELVRLASRCLQYEPRERPNPKSLVAALIPLQRDTEVPSHELMGILHGADAVPLSPLGEACLRMDLTAIHDVLEKLGYKDDEGAATELSFQMWTNQMQETLTSKKKGDVAFRHKDFRAALECYTQLLNSCPSSLMLELWFPQRFMLGVVCLTS